Genomic window (Streptomyces cadmiisoli):
TCCGAGACCGGGGCGCCCCGGCGTGACCGTGCCACCGAGACCGGGGCCTCGCCGCGTGACCGTGCCTCCGAGGCCGGCGCTTCCCCGACCGAGCGCGGACCCGAATCCGGAGTCTCCCCGGCCGTGGTCCGCGATCCGTGGGAGGCGTCCGCCGGCGATCGCCTGCACGACCCCCACGAGGTCACCGTGCAACTGGACGCCATAGGGCACCGGTTGGGGGACCCCGGCGGCGGGGGGCGGGAGACCGCCGACGGCCGGCCGGACGGCGCGCAGGACGGCTCCGACGGACCGGTGTTCGTGGACGAGTCGGGCCGCCGCAGCCGTACGTTCCGGCGGCTCGGCGTGGCCGCGGGCCTCGCCTGCGCGGTCTACGCCGTCGTGATCCTCGCCACGCTCCTGTCCGGCAACTCCAACGCTCCCTGGCTGCCCGTACCGGACCAGAAGGGCGACGCGCCGGCGAGCAAGGTCGACAGCCCCGCCCTGCCCGCGCAGTCCGCGCCGCCCTCGGCGAACGGCACCGGCAGTCCCGGCGACGGCCCGACCGACGCCGCCGGGACCACACCGGAGCCGAGCTCCGAGGCGGACGACCCCGGCGCCTCCGGCACCCCGGACGCCGCGGCCACCTCCTCGGACCCGGAGCCCACCGCCACCCGTACCACCACCCGCCCGCGCGACGAGACGAACGTCCCCAAGCCGCCCGTCCCGTCCGTGCCGCCGGTCACCACCTCGCCCGACCCGAGCCCCACCGGGGGCCCCTCCGCCGATCCGTCCCCGTCCGAGGGCGGCGACGGCGGCACCGGCTCCGACACGGTGGCGGACGGCCCGAACGAACCGGGCCCCGCGACCACTGTCACCGCTGTCTCCCTGTAATCCCGGAGTACGGAGTACCACCTCTGATGGCATCCCGCCCCAGCCGTCACGGGGGCGGCACGACCGGGAGCCGCTCGGCCGCCCGGCGTCGCCGACTGCCCCTGCGCCACCTGCTTCCCCTGCTCGCCCTCGCCGCCCTGATGGCGATGCTGATGCTGCGCGGCTACGTGAACAGCGAGATCCTCGCCGATCACCGTGTCCGCCCGCCGGCCGCCACCGACCGCGTGCCCGAGGAGATCCTGCGCGGCGGCCCCGTCATCGACACCCGCAGCGGGCGCACCACCACCCTGCGCGTGCCCGACCACCGCCTCGTCCTCACCTTCGACGACGGCCCCGACCCCGTCTGGACCCCCAAGGTCCTCGACGTGCTCCGGCAGCACGACGCGCACGCCGTCTTCTTCGTCACCGGCACCATGGCCTCGCGCCACCCCGACCTCGTCGCCCGCATGGTGCGCGAGGGCCACGAGGTCGGCCTGCACACGTTCAACCACCCCGACCTGTCGTACCAGTCGAAACAGCGCATCGACTGGGAGCTGTCCCAGAACCAGCTCGCGATATCCGGCGCGGCCGGCATCCGCACCTCCCTGTTCCGGCCGCCGTACTCCTCCTTCTCCGCCGCCATGGACAACGAGTCCTGGCCGGTGACCGAGTACATCGGCCGGCGCGGCTACATCACCGTCGTCAACGACGCCGACAGCGAGGACTGGCGCAGGCCCGGCACCGCCGAGATCATCCGCCGCGCCACTCCGGCCGACGGCAAGGGCGCGATCGTGCTGATGCACGACTCCGGCGGCGACCGCAGCCAGACCGTGGCGGCACTGGACCGGTTCCTGCCGGACATGAAGGCCCGCGGGTACGAGTTCGACAACCTCACCGAGGCCCTCGACGCCCCCAGCGCCCACACCCCGGTCACCGGACTCGACCTGTGGAAGGGCAAGGCCTGGGTCCTCCTGGTCCAGGCCTCGGCCGGGATCACGGACGGACTCGTGATCGGCCTGGCGGTGATCGGGACCCTGGTCATCGCCCGCTTCGTCCTGATGCTCCTCCTGTCCGCCCTGCACGCGCGCCGGGTGCGCCGCCCCGGCTTCCGCTGGGGACCGCCGGTCACCGAACCCGTGTCGGTGCTGGTACCGGCGTACAACGAGGCCAAGTGCATCGAGAACACCGTCCGTTCCCTGACGGCGAGCGAGCATCCGATCGAGGTGATCGTCGTCGACGACGGCTCCTCCGACGGCACGGCCCGCATCGTCGAGGCGATGGGCCTGCCCGGCGTGCGGGTCGTCCGCCAGCTCAACGCGGGCAAACCGGCCGCGCTCAACCGCGGACTGGCCAACGCCCGGCACGACATCGTCGTGATGATGGACGGCGACACCGTCTTCGAACCCTCCACCGTCCGCGAACTCGTCCAGCCCTTCGGCGACCCGCGCGTCGGCGCGGTCGCGGGCAACGCGAAGGTCGGCAACCGGGACTCGCTGATCGGCGCCTGGCAGCACATCGAGTACGTGATGGGCTTCAACCTGGACCGCCGCATGTACGACGTCCTGCGCTGCATGCCGACGATCCCGGGCGCCGTCGGGGCGTTCCGCCGCTCGGCGCTGGAGCGGGTCGGCGGGATGAGCGACGACACCCTCGCCGAGGACACCGACATCACCATGGCGCTGCACCGCGACGGCTGGCGGGTCGTCTACGCGGAGAACGCCCGCGCCTGGACCGAGGCCCCGGAGTCCGTCCAGCAGCTGTGGTCCCAGCGCTACCGCTGGTCGTACGGCACCATGCAGGCGATGTGGAAGCACCGTCGCGCCCTGCTCGACCGGGGTCCCTCGGGCCGCTTCGGCCGCGTCGGCCTGCCGCTGGTGTCGCTGTTCATGGTCCTCGCGCCGCTGCTGGCCCCGCTGATCGACGTGTTCCTGCTGTACGGCCTGATCTTCGGCCCGACCGGCAAGACGATCGGCGCCTGGCTGGGCGTTCTCGCCATCCAGCTGTTCTGCGCGGCCTACGCCTTCCGGCTGGACCGCGAACGCATGACGCACCTGATCACCCTGCCGCTCCAGCAGCTCCTCTACCGGCAGCTGATGTACGTCGTCCTGCTCCAGTCCTGGATCACCGCCCTCACCGGCGGCCGCCTGCGCTGGCAGAAGCTGCGGCGGACCGGTGTGGTCGGTGCGCCGGTCGGCGCGGAACCGAGCCCGCGCGCGGCACGGAACGAGGAGCGGAGGCCGGTGGGATGAGCCGCACACACCACTCGGGCACCGGGCCGACGTCGTCGTCGTACGGCATTCCGCAGCAACGGGTGACCGACGCGACGGCTGATACGGCGCCGGACATGACTGCCGGTGCGACGGCCGGGGCGGGCAC
Coding sequences:
- a CDS encoding glycosyltransferase, coding for MASRPSRHGGGTTGSRSAARRRRLPLRHLLPLLALAALMAMLMLRGYVNSEILADHRVRPPAATDRVPEEILRGGPVIDTRSGRTTTLRVPDHRLVLTFDDGPDPVWTPKVLDVLRQHDAHAVFFVTGTMASRHPDLVARMVREGHEVGLHTFNHPDLSYQSKQRIDWELSQNQLAISGAAGIRTSLFRPPYSSFSAAMDNESWPVTEYIGRRGYITVVNDADSEDWRRPGTAEIIRRATPADGKGAIVLMHDSGGDRSQTVAALDRFLPDMKARGYEFDNLTEALDAPSAHTPVTGLDLWKGKAWVLLVQASAGITDGLVIGLAVIGTLVIARFVLMLLLSALHARRVRRPGFRWGPPVTEPVSVLVPAYNEAKCIENTVRSLTASEHPIEVIVVDDGSSDGTARIVEAMGLPGVRVVRQLNAGKPAALNRGLANARHDIVVMMDGDTVFEPSTVRELVQPFGDPRVGAVAGNAKVGNRDSLIGAWQHIEYVMGFNLDRRMYDVLRCMPTIPGAVGAFRRSALERVGGMSDDTLAEDTDITMALHRDGWRVVYAENARAWTEAPESVQQLWSQRYRWSYGTMQAMWKHRRALLDRGPSGRFGRVGLPLVSLFMVLAPLLAPLIDVFLLYGLIFGPTGKTIGAWLGVLAIQLFCAAYAFRLDRERMTHLITLPLQQLLYRQLMYVVLLQSWITALTGGRLRWQKLRRTGVVGAPVGAEPSPRAARNEERRPVG